The region tgttgcctctctgattaatgctctCTTGGCCTGGTCTGCGAGCTTTGGTGGGcaggccctctcttggcaggtttgttgtggtgccttattcttaaaaaaaaatgtacaatggatttaaatggtgctccatgggatgtcccaaagtttctgatatttttttataacccaaccctgacctgtacttctccacaactttgtccctgacatgtttggagagctccttggtcttcatggtgccacttgcttggtggtaccccttgcttagtggtgttgcagactctggggcctttcagaacaggtgtacatgtactgagatcatgtgacacttaaataaagtccacttatatgcaatctaactaattatgtgacttctgaaggtaattgtttgcaccagatcttatttaggcgcttcatagcaaaggtggtgaatacatacaggggggagaacaagtatttgttACACTGTccattttgcaggttttcctacttacaaagcatgtagaagtctgtacattttatcataggtacacttcaactgtgagagatggaatctaaaacaaaaatccagaaaatcacattgtatgatttttaagtaattaatttgcattttatgtcatgcaataagtatttgatacatcagaaaagcagaacataatatttggtacagaaacctttgtttgcaattacagaggtcataggtttcctgtagttcttgaccagatttgcacacactgcagcagggattttggcccactcctccatacagaccttctccagatccttcaggtttcggggctgtcgctgggcaatacggactttcagctccctccaaatattttctattgggttcaggtctggagactggctaggccactccaggaccttgagatgcttcttacggagccactccttagttgccctggttgtgtgtttcgggtcgttgtcatgctggaagacccagccacgacacATCTTCAAtgggggaaggaggttgttggccaagatctcacgatacatggccccaacCATCCTCCcccaatacggtgcagtcgtcctgtctcctttgcagaaaagcatccccaaagaatgatgtttccacctccatgcttcacggttgggatggtgttcttgaggtcgtactcatccttcttcctccaaacacggcgagtggagtttagaccaaaaagctctatttttgtctcatcagaccacatgaccttctcccattcctcctctggatcatccagatggtcattggcaaacttcagacgggcctggacatgcgctggcttgagcagggggaccttgcgtgcgctgcaggattttaatccatgacagcgtagtgtgttactaatggttttctttgagactgtggtcctagctctcttcaggtcattgactaggtcctgccgtgtagttctgggctgatccctcaccttcctcatgatcattgatgccccacgaggtgagatcttgcatggtgccccagaccgagggtgattgaccgtcttcttgaacttcttccattttctaataattgcgccaacagttgttgccttctcaccaagctgcttgcctattgtcctgtagcccaacccagccttgtgcaggtctacaattttatctcTAATGTCCTTACACGGCTCTCTGgacttggccattgtggagaggttggaatctgtttgattgagtgtgtggacaggtgtattttatacaggtaacgaattcaaacaggtgcagttaatacaggtaatgagtggagaacaggagggcttcttaaagaaaaactaacaggtctgggagagccggaattcttactggttggtaggtgatcaaatacttatgtcatgcaaaaaaatgctaattaattacttaaaaatcatacaatgtgattttctggatttttgttttagattcagtctctcacagttgaagtgtacctatgataaaaatgacagacctctacatgctttgtaagtaggaaaacctgcaaaatcagcagtgtatcaaatacttattctccccactgtatgcacgcaccacttttatTTTTGAGAATTTCtcaaaacaagttattttttaaatttcacttcaccaatttggactattttgtgtatgtccattattTGAAATCCAAATAAACATCTATTTCAATCACacgtaatgcaacaaaataggaaaaacaccaagggagattaatacttttgcaaggcactgtacctgtcTAACATAACACAGAGGGGGGTTCTTTAAttgaagcctctccaacataatccaggtataatcaggaattccccagggcagctgtctaggccccttactttaaaaaaaatctttactaatgacattcCACAGGCtttgcttctacatctgcattgcttgctatttggggttttaggctgggtttctgtatctACTGATGTAAAAATGGgctttaataaatacatttgatttattgatgtatgcggatgactcaacactatacacgtcagctactttagagagtgaaatcactgcaacactgcagttagtttcagaatgggtggcaaggaataagtaagtcctaaatataaaaaactaaaagcattctATTCGcaacaaatcattcactaaaccataaacctcaactaaagcttgtaataaataatgtggaaattgggcaagttgaggtgactaaactgcttggagtaaccccggattgtaaactgtcatggtcaaaacacgttgatacaacagtagctaagatggggagacgtctgtccataataaagcactgctctgccttttaacaacactatcaacaaggcagggacgacaggccctggttttgtcgcacctggactactgttcaatCGTGTGGCCAGGTGCCAGAAAGAGGGACCttggaaaattacaattggctcagaacagggtagCACGATTGGCCCTTGAGTACAGAGGGAGCGAACATTCATATTATGCATGTAAATCTGtgatggctcaaagtagaggagacttcatcactacttgtttttgtaagaagtgttaacatgctgaatgcaccaaggtgtctgtttaaactactagcacacagcacagacacccatgcataccccacaagacatgccaccaaaggtctcttcacaatcccaaagtcaagaacagactatgggaggcgcacagtactacatagagccatggctacatggaactccaTTCCACATCAGGTagctgatgcaagcagtagaatcagataaaaatatatatataaaaatacacATTATGGAACCGTGGGGACtgtgaaaaacaaacacacaagTACACATGGATTtggtattgtagatatgtgatgactagtggcctgagggcacacacttaatggattgtgaaaagtgttatgtcatgcaatattttaaattgtatataactgccttaatgttgctggaccccaggaagaatggGGATCCTTAGTAAATACAAATAGTCAAATGTATTGTAGTGGTCAAATTAAGTGTTGCTGCCATCTAGTGCCATTCTGTAGTAGCAATTAGAGCAGAGATGTCTTTGATGCTGACAGCAATGGTTGTTACTTAAAAATAAATCAACAtctagagactctgggttcgagtccaggctctgtcgcagctggcctcgaccgggagacccatggggcagcgcacaattggcccagtgtcgtctgcgTTAAGcaagggtttggccagcagggatgtccttgaCCCATCCCACACTAGCGATTCCTGTGGTGGGGCGGGCGCAGTGTatgctgacacggttgccaggtgtacagcatttcctccgacacattggtgcggctggtttccgggttaagtgagcattgtgtcaagaagtagtgcggcttggctgggttgtgctTCGGAGGACATACAGCTCTTggccttcgcctctcccgagtccatacgggagttgcagcgatgagacaagactgtaactaccaattgaacaccacgaaattgtggagaaaaaaaaacagattaaaaaaatatttaaaaataataaacatGAGATTATGCACAGCCATATTGCTGTAGTGAGATTCTGAATGCAGAGACCCATTTCCTGTGTCAAGATAGAATTGTAAAAATCAATGAGTTTCAAATTAACTTTAAAAGAACATCAAAATGAATGTCCTTATTTGATAAGAGTAGCCAATGGGAGGCTTATTGAACCATGAGAAAAGGAGGCGCACCTAGACTGCAATGAGACTTATCTAATTGTAAAAATATCGATTGATGGTAAAAACAGAAAGAGGAAAAACATTTTATAAAATCTTTACACCTAAAAAGAGCCATATGGATGTTGTCATTGCTACAAAAATGATTATGTGAATGTCAAAACAGACACTACCTAAACTAGCAATGGGGTTTCCTGAAAGAAAAACCTTGCATCTTTAGACCCCAGCTAACTCATACACAGAAAAGACATTCAGTTTAGTACaacaaataaaacattaaaaaggATGTTTGAGGTCACCAAACGGTTTCGCTCCAATTTCTGTGGCACACTTACAGAAAGGAAAGTGTATGAAATCCACAGACTtgttaaaaaaaattataattttaAGTGTTTATGCAAAATAATCCCTGGATTTGAATTCAAACTAGTCTTTTCTCACTTTGATTTTCGCCATATTTCGGGGGGAACCTTTCAGCAAGTCTCGGATTCGAAGGTATGTCCCGGTGGCCTCAGCAACTTCTGTGAATTCTGGCGTGTCCTCAAAGGGAATAATGCCCTGTGCAAACCTACTCCGGTGAGGCACGGCCATTACATTCCCCAAAGAGTCTGACAGATCTCCATCCATAGCATCTTGACCTGAGGGATCCGACTGATGACTCACTTGGTGCACTGGCGTTTGCAGCAATCTGACCTTCTGTGCAAGCACATTGCCTCTATCTGTGGCAGCTTCAGGGCTCTGAGGGCCCTCTTCTTCATCTGGTGATTGCAGTAAGCTGCCCTTGTTTTCAACCACCGTGCCTTTATCTTCAGCATGTTCCTCATAATCCTGATATTTGCTAGAAGATGTCTCAACACTGATCTGCTCATCACTGTTGTGGCTGGCAGCCTCCATAGATCCCTCCTTTTCCTCATAATCTTCAGTCTCACCATTCTCCATTTCAGTTTCAGTGTCAACATGGGCAGGTGTGGAGATGCTGGGCGAGCTGGGGAGGGGTGTTCCAACAGCTGGTGTCTCAGAGTCACTGTTGGTGGCTGTGTCAGCATTTTCCAATGCTGCCCAGATCAGCCTCTGCTGCTCCTCCAGCTCTTCCAGTGTCAGCTCTTCCTCCTCCCCGCCTGCagactcctcactccctctcacaGTGCATTCCCGCAGGGCCCTTGAGCCATTTGTGGGTGTGGGGGGAGGTGTTCCCttaggaagaggaggtggtgtgggAGTAGCTGGCGGAGTACCATGAGGTAAGGGAGGGGGTAAACCAAAGGATGGTGAGCCAGAGGGCAGCGGGGGCTGGAACTGGAAGCTGTCTGAGCTCCGGTGGCGGCAGGGTGTAGTATCCTGGTCTGGAAACAGACACTGACAAGTGTTATGCACTGCCAGAGCACAGCCATTGCACACATACAACATAAGTGACGCAAAAGTATTTTCCTGTTTTTGCAGACAGGACGACCAGTCATAATGACATTGAAATGTAAAGCAGAATATATTAATCTGCTGGTCGCTATAGCATTAATTGTTTTCACTTTGTGTTCAGACACCTGGAATTATAACACCTCTACCTGAATCAAAGTCCATATCTGAACTCCTGGCATCAGATCTCCTTTTCTTTGTCTGCCGGGGAGTTGAGTAGGATTCATGTGGTCTTTTATTGCAGTTGGCACCAGGCTATTGGCAAAATATATTAGTTTATAGTGTGCACACATAGTGGCAAACAATTGATTAAAAAGTGAAATAGGATCATTTTTAACTTACCATTGGAAAATTGTTAGAGAGATAAGCAGCAAAATTCTGCTTCATGTGATTATGCTGCATAGGAATAGAGCCATATAGCCTGTAGTCCTAAAAATCATggggggaaaaaatgtcagtaCAAAGGTTTACAAGTGGTGGCCAAGACCTCTGTGCTTGTACCTTAATGATGGCCAGATATCAAACTGCTTTCAAGGAGACTTACATCCTTCACACTAGGGGGTGAAGATATATTGAAGCCTGGGAAATCTACAAGCTTGGAAACATCATAGGAGATTTTTGGTCCATTGTCCTCTGCTGGTTCTTCATCACTTGAAACTATATAGTGAACACAGCAGCGCAATATGAATGAGAATCATGAAAGAGCAGTGTATCAACCAAAACTGAAAGGTCAGTCAAGGATGTATTATCTTATTATGTAAAGTGGCTATGGTCTTTCTGGGTGAAATCTTACCCTTCCCATCATAAAGCATGAGACCGGagttctccatctctgcctccttAAGCCAGCCAGGTGGGTAGCCTAGCTGCCTCATGCGGTAGATGTGAGGTGGTAGTGCGTTCATATCAACTCCCAGTGCAGACAGCAGCTTTTCACTGTAAGAAAACACAAACCCCAATGGGTAAGAGATATAAGATATCAAAAACCCAAGCTCTACAACAACTTCACTTTAACCATGCAACAACAACTGATAACAAATTGGTATCTTATTATGTCAAGGCCATCAGACATTTTCAATCTGCCTTGCCTTATGAATCCAGGTTTGTATTTGGCAAATCGCTCCTCCACTTCATCAGCATGGTAACGCTGATTGCTCAGGTTTCCCTGGTTACCGTGACATACCTCCTTCCGCTTCTTGTTGATTCTGGCCATGTCCTTTGGCTAAAGGAGCAAACATGAACAGAGCTGATCACATCAAACCTGATTTTAAGCTCTTCTGTCTGGCCATAGAAAGTTAGCAACTTTCCTGTTACATGATGCACAATAAAGTCAAAAGTTATTCAAGACTTACCTGAGGACAGTCTCGAAGTTGATGACCATCCAACCCACAGTTGAAACAACAAGGCTTAGCTCTGCAGTGGACACAAACAGCACAGTAAGATATTATCATTTACAGATATTTCTTgcataatttttattttttaaatcataagAATGTCTGCTATACCTTTTCTCTTTCATCTGTACTTCTTGTCCATCCAAGGCAATGACCTGGCTGAAGATCTGCTGATATCTTTGCACCAATTCAGAAACTCAATAAATGATGCAACTGTAGTTTAAAAGTGGGTAACAAAACACACTTCT is a window of Oncorhynchus keta strain PuntledgeMale-10-30-2019 chromosome 25, Oket_V2, whole genome shotgun sequence DNA encoding:
- the LOC118358360 gene encoding zinc finger CCHC domain-containing protein 8-like isoform X1, with amino-acid sequence MAEVDFGDSELFEQLGESMPTATHIRFTEDGEEGSELKGRLGECEETIRSLIEENQELKRKLKVLTRPSGINVENIKIDGPLLHILFANNNISKQCRQEIEDCLCSIVQKQQQQGEVEKGNPYGNVNPQSSSFIMKEDQKTKTCGIKKIKEAFSMVGSVLYFTSFCLDKLGQPLLNDNPQQTEGWEVPKYQQIFSQVIALDGQEVQMKEKRAKPCCFNCGLDGHQLRDCPQPKDMARINKKRKEVCHGNQGNLSNQRYHADEVEERFAKYKPGFISEKLLSALGVDMNALPPHIYRMRQLGYPPGWLKEAEMENSGLMLYDGKVSSDEEPAEDNGPKISYDVSKLVDFPGFNISSPPSVKDDYRLYGSIPMQHNHMKQNFAAYLSNNFPMPGANCNKRPHESYSTPRQTKKRRSDARSSDMDFDSDQDTTPCRHRSSDSFQFQPPLPSGSPSFGLPPPLPHGTPPATPTPPPLPKGTPPPTPTNGSRALRECTVRGSEESAGGEEEELTLEELEEQQRLIWAALENADTATNSDSETPAVGTPLPSSPSISTPAHVDTETEMENGETEDYEEKEGSMEAASHNSDEQISVETSSSKYQDYEEHAEDKGTVVENKGSLLQSPDEEEGPQSPEAATDRGNVLAQKVRLLQTPVHQVSHQSDPSGQDAMDGDLSDSLGNVMAVPHRSRFAQGIIPFEDTPEFTEVAEATGTYLRIRDLLKGSPRNMAKIKVRKD
- the LOC118358360 gene encoding zinc finger CCHC domain-containing protein 8-like isoform X2: MKEDQKTKTCGIKKIKEAFSMVGSVLYFTSFCLDKLGQPLLNDNPQQTEGWEVPKYQQIFSQVIALDGQEVQMKEKRAKPCCFNCGLDGHQLRDCPQPKDMARINKKRKEVCHGNQGNLSNQRYHADEVEERFAKYKPGFISEKLLSALGVDMNALPPHIYRMRQLGYPPGWLKEAEMENSGLMLYDGKVSSDEEPAEDNGPKISYDVSKLVDFPGFNISSPPSVKDDYRLYGSIPMQHNHMKQNFAAYLSNNFPMPGANCNKRPHESYSTPRQTKKRRSDARSSDMDFDSDQDTTPCRHRSSDSFQFQPPLPSGSPSFGLPPPLPHGTPPATPTPPPLPKGTPPPTPTNGSRALRECTVRGSEESAGGEEEELTLEELEEQQRLIWAALENADTATNSDSETPAVGTPLPSSPSISTPAHVDTETEMENGETEDYEEKEGSMEAASHNSDEQISVETSSSKYQDYEEHAEDKGTVVENKGSLLQSPDEEEGPQSPEAATDRGNVLAQKVRLLQTPVHQVSHQSDPSGQDAMDGDLSDSLGNVMAVPHRSRFAQGIIPFEDTPEFTEVAEATGTYLRIRDLLKGSPRNMAKIKVRKD